In Deltaproteobacteria bacterium, a single genomic region encodes these proteins:
- a CDS encoding DUF1592 domain-containing protein translates to MPQTTSTPRRALLVLAAGLALPTASACSIDMNNQPLGVNNGAGSIGDDGAGDGGDGGDGDGTASAEPAVRVQLRRLTRDQYARSVQLLLGADTPVPDGLPPDAQDHHFTTVGTGPLPVSSFDVEQYETAAGTLADAIIDDEARRTALVGCDPAAGTCLDDFVDAFGRRAFRRTLSDAESERYHALAQGTASRFDDPWQGVHAVIGSMLASPNFLYIADIGEPDPDEPARRRYTSVEMASRLSFFLWGHGPDDALLDLAEQGGLVEPDAIAEAARDMLAAPAAREGMGRFFAEWLSTEAMAAQTKDPAVFPTADATVFASMASEIQHMVDHVVFEQDASLLSLLDTRTAFVDETLAGIYGMDAPAGGMTAVERSDDDPRIGMLGTAAVLSLTSRRARTAPTLRGIYVQQRWRCVELPPPPPDVDVELPDNPADEATPATMRELLEEHDTNPACATCHAVVDPLGLALEHFDALGRWRDQDLGLPIDDAGKLGEAEFHGLQELVAILREDPEVETCMVRHLYRFSTGHVEQADIDEPAIVALADDFAAADGRLSEFLPALVSSTAFRTFAEVE, encoded by the coding sequence ATGCCGCAGACCACGTCCACACCGCGTCGCGCTTTGCTCGTCCTCGCCGCGGGCCTCGCACTGCCGACCGCCTCGGCGTGCTCGATCGACATGAACAACCAGCCGCTCGGGGTGAACAACGGCGCGGGCAGCATCGGCGACGATGGGGCCGGCGACGGTGGCGACGGTGGCGATGGTGACGGCACCGCCTCGGCCGAGCCCGCGGTGCGCGTGCAGCTGCGTCGGCTGACCCGCGATCAGTACGCGCGCTCGGTGCAGCTGCTGCTGGGCGCCGACACGCCGGTGCCCGATGGCTTGCCGCCCGACGCCCAGGATCATCACTTCACGACCGTGGGCACCGGCCCGCTGCCGGTGTCGTCGTTCGACGTCGAGCAGTACGAGACCGCGGCCGGCACCCTCGCCGATGCGATCATCGACGACGAGGCGCGTCGCACGGCGTTGGTGGGCTGCGACCCCGCCGCCGGCACCTGTCTCGACGACTTCGTCGACGCGTTCGGTCGCCGCGCATTCCGTCGCACGCTCAGCGACGCGGAGTCGGAGCGCTACCACGCGCTCGCACAGGGCACCGCGTCGCGCTTCGACGATCCGTGGCAGGGCGTGCACGCGGTCATCGGCTCGATGCTCGCCTCGCCGAACTTCTTGTACATCGCGGACATCGGCGAGCCCGATCCCGACGAGCCCGCGCGACGTCGCTACACCAGCGTCGAGATGGCCTCGCGGCTGTCGTTCTTCCTGTGGGGCCACGGGCCCGACGACGCGCTGCTCGATCTGGCCGAGCAGGGCGGCCTGGTCGAGCCCGACGCGATCGCCGAGGCTGCGCGCGACATGCTCGCGGCGCCCGCGGCCCGCGAGGGCATGGGCCGCTTCTTCGCCGAGTGGCTCTCGACCGAGGCCATGGCCGCGCAGACCAAGGACCCCGCGGTGTTCCCGACCGCCGACGCGACCGTGTTCGCGTCGATGGCGAGCGAGATCCAGCACATGGTCGATCACGTGGTGTTCGAGCAGGACGCGTCGCTGCTGTCGCTGCTCGACACCCGCACCGCGTTCGTCGACGAGACCTTGGCCGGCATCTACGGCATGGACGCGCCGGCTGGTGGCATGACCGCAGTCGAGCGCAGCGACGACGATCCCCGCATCGGCATGCTCGGCACCGCCGCGGTGCTGTCGTTGACCAGCCGACGGGCCCGCACGGCGCCGACGCTGCGGGGCATCTACGTGCAGCAGCGCTGGCGCTGCGTCGAGCTGCCGCCGCCGCCGCCCGATGTCGACGTCGAGCTGCCCGACAATCCCGCCGACGAAGCGACGCCCGCAACCATGCGCGAGCTGCTCGAGGAGCACGACACCAACCCGGCGTGCGCGACCTGCCACGCGGTGGTCGATCCGCTGGGGCTCGCGCTCGAGCACTTCGACGCGCTCGGACGCTGGCGCGACCAAGATCTCGGGCTGCCGATCGACGACGCCGGCAAGCTCGGCGAGGCCGAGTTCCACGGCCTGCAGGAGTTGGTCGCGATCCTGCGCGAGGACCCCGAGGTCGAGACCTGCATGGTGCGGCACCTGTATCGCTTCAGCACCGGCCACGTCGAGCAGGCCGACATCGACGAGCCCGCGATCGTGGCGCTGGCCGACGACTTCGCCGCCGCCGATGGCCGCCTGTCGGAGTTCCTGCCCGCGCTGGTCAGCAGCACCGCGTTCCGGACCTTTGCCGAGGTCGAGTGA
- a CDS encoding DUF1552 domain-containing protein, translating into MPCSPIHTKTARELGRRRFLRGTVAGLGCAVGLPLFEAMLHRNGHAFASGEPLPLRVGSWMFGNGAPPEEWTPAATGPDWAPKGCLLPLGDATIKPYVSVISGTDLGVGFGDHIMSRAVAFSGATNGAPTGAQADAASTMLSVDQVAADLLGATTAFRSVELGVSKASVMGAGTDEFSCSMRDGQLLPAEFSPLNLFNRLFAGFQPDTRILDTRLGVIDAVRADAQELQAKLGSADRQRLDAHLQGLSELETRLLSEPPTCNPPTAPGDPQDEGAQEPLSTRSQLMLDVLAQALACDLVRVFSLRFNQAISDTVFWEIGNVEGLHTITHDPSKRANYTSAVAFTMEQFAYLLTQLATIPEGEGMLLDRCAIYCSSDLADGQQHTVSDYPVLVAGRAGGALASGNHVAATGKRTSAVALTLLQAVGDQLGTPVTSFGDASYGATEPISEMLV; encoded by the coding sequence ATGCCGTGTAGCCCCATCCACACCAAGACCGCACGCGAGCTCGGCCGTCGTCGCTTCCTGCGGGGCACCGTCGCCGGCCTCGGCTGCGCGGTGGGCCTGCCACTCTTCGAGGCGATGCTCCATCGCAACGGCCACGCGTTCGCATCGGGCGAGCCGCTGCCGCTGCGGGTCGGCAGCTGGATGTTCGGCAACGGCGCACCGCCCGAGGAGTGGACGCCCGCCGCAACCGGCCCCGACTGGGCGCCCAAGGGCTGCCTGCTGCCGCTGGGCGACGCGACCATCAAGCCCTACGTCAGCGTCATCAGCGGTACCGATCTCGGGGTCGGCTTCGGCGATCACATCATGTCGCGCGCGGTCGCCTTCAGCGGCGCGACCAACGGTGCACCCACCGGTGCACAGGCCGACGCGGCCAGCACGATGCTCAGCGTCGATCAGGTCGCCGCCGATCTCCTGGGGGCCACGACCGCGTTCCGCTCGGTCGAGCTCGGGGTCTCGAAGGCCAGCGTGATGGGGGCTGGCACCGACGAGTTCTCGTGCTCGATGCGCGACGGCCAGCTGTTGCCGGCCGAGTTCTCGCCGCTCAACCTCTTCAACCGCCTCTTTGCCGGCTTCCAGCCCGACACCCGAATCCTCGACACGCGGCTCGGTGTCATCGATGCCGTGCGCGCCGACGCGCAGGAGCTGCAGGCGAAGCTCGGCAGCGCCGATCGCCAGCGACTCGACGCGCACCTACAGGGGCTGTCGGAGCTCGAGACGCGCCTGCTCAGCGAGCCACCGACGTGCAACCCACCCACCGCGCCCGGCGATCCGCAGGACGAGGGCGCCCAGGAGCCGCTCTCGACGCGATCGCAGCTGATGCTCGACGTGCTGGCGCAGGCGCTCGCTTGCGATCTCGTGCGCGTGTTCTCGCTGCGCTTCAACCAGGCCATCTCGGACACCGTGTTCTGGGAGATCGGCAACGTCGAGGGCCTGCACACCATCACGCACGACCCCAGCAAGCGCGCCAACTACACCAGCGCGGTCGCGTTCACGATGGAGCAGTTCGCGTACCTGCTGACGCAGCTCGCGACCATCCCCGAGGGCGAGGGCATGCTGCTCGATCGCTGCGCGATCTACTGCTCGAGCGACCTGGCGGACGGGCAGCAACACACGGTGTCGGACTACCCGGTGCTGGTCGCGGGTCGAGCGGGCGGCGCGCTCGCCAGCGGCAACCACGTCGCCGCGACCGGCAAGCGCACCTCGGCGGTGGCGTTGACGCTGCTGCAGGCGGTCGGCGACCAGCTCGGCACGCCGGTCACGAGCTTCGGCGACGCGAGCTACGGCGCCACCGAGCCGATCAGCGAAATGCTGGTGTGA
- a CDS encoding inorganic diphosphatase: MAHPWHDLPNNPDTADEIVNVVIEIPRGSKVKYELDKPTGLLRVDRILYSSVMYPANYGFLPRSYCGDGDPLDILVLGAEPVVPLAMMQARPIGVMHMEDEGQDDDKIIGVHVHDPAFAEITDISQLPKHTFAEIRRFFEDYKALENKRVKVEEFSDAVRAVEVVREALALYRKEENQLRGWR; the protein is encoded by the coding sequence ATGGCGCACCCCTGGCACGACCTGCCCAACAATCCCGATACCGCCGACGAGATCGTGAACGTGGTGATCGAGATCCCGCGGGGCTCGAAGGTCAAGTACGAGCTCGACAAGCCCACCGGCCTGCTGCGTGTGGATCGCATCCTCTACAGCTCGGTGATGTATCCGGCCAACTACGGCTTCCTGCCCCGCTCCTACTGCGGCGACGGGGATCCGCTCGACATCCTCGTGCTCGGCGCCGAGCCGGTGGTACCGCTGGCGATGATGCAGGCGCGCCCGATCGGCGTGATGCACATGGAGGACGAGGGCCAGGACGACGACAAGATCATCGGCGTGCACGTGCACGATCCCGCGTTCGCCGAGATCACCGACATCTCGCAGCTGCCCAAGCACACCTTCGCGGAGATCCGTCGCTTCTTCGAGGACTACAAGGCGCTCGAGAACAAGCGCGTCAAGGTCGAGGAGTTCTCCGACGCGGTGCGGGCGGTCGAGGTGGTGCGGGAGGCGCTGGCGCTCTACCGCAAGGAAGAGAACCAGCTGCGCGGCTGGAGGTAG
- a CDS encoding agmatinase family protein translates to MLHKPDLSRFDPSSAGDPDASVFGVPCTQDEASLVLLPVPWEATTSYGRGTARGPATIRDASPQLDLFDVELAELGLGQPWMFGLHMLEESSLVRAWNERACARALPIIAAGGVIGDDAELQSALADVNNLSRELDRWVEHEVEQLLAAGKLVGVVGGDHSVALGSIAAHAARYPGMGVLHIDAHADLREAYEGFERSHASVLRNAVDRVESLGTLVQVGIRDLSAEEFALARSHPKIETFFDHALRRELADGVPWSVLCGRMVAALPEQVYVTFDIDGLDPALCPSTGTPVPGGLSFSEACTLLATLVRAGKTIVGFDLVEVAPGSRAGDQWDGNVGARLLYKLCGVMLASHGGSD, encoded by the coding sequence ATGCTGCACAAGCCCGACCTGTCCCGCTTCGATCCTTCGTCGGCCGGCGACCCGGACGCGAGCGTGTTCGGCGTGCCGTGCACGCAGGACGAGGCCAGCTTGGTGCTCTTGCCGGTGCCGTGGGAGGCCACGACGAGCTACGGTCGCGGCACCGCCCGCGGCCCCGCGACGATCCGCGACGCGAGCCCGCAGCTCGATCTGTTCGACGTCGAGCTGGCCGAGCTCGGCCTCGGACAGCCGTGGATGTTCGGGCTGCACATGCTCGAGGAGTCGTCGCTGGTGCGGGCGTGGAACGAGCGCGCGTGCGCCCGGGCGCTGCCGATCATCGCCGCCGGCGGGGTCATCGGCGACGACGCCGAGCTGCAGAGCGCGCTCGCCGATGTCAACAACCTCTCGCGCGAGCTCGATCGCTGGGTCGAGCACGAGGTCGAGCAGCTGCTCGCCGCTGGCAAGCTGGTCGGCGTGGTCGGTGGCGACCACAGCGTCGCGCTGGGTTCGATCGCGGCCCATGCCGCGCGATACCCCGGCATGGGTGTGCTGCACATCGACGCCCACGCCGATCTGCGCGAGGCCTACGAGGGCTTCGAGCGCTCGCACGCCAGCGTGCTGCGCAATGCGGTCGACCGCGTGGAGTCGCTCGGCACGCTGGTGCAGGTCGGCATCCGCGATCTGAGCGCCGAGGAGTTCGCGCTGGCGCGCTCGCACCCCAAGATCGAGACGTTCTTCGATCACGCGCTGCGACGCGAGCTCGCCGACGGCGTACCGTGGTCGGTGCTGTGCGGCCGCATGGTCGCGGCACTCCCCGAGCAGGTCTACGTCACGTTCGACATCGACGGGCTCGACCCCGCGCTGTGTCCGAGCACGGGCACACCGGTGCCGGGCGGGCTGTCGTTCAGCGAGGCGTGCACCCTGCTGGCCACGCTGGTCCGCGCCGGCAAGACCATCGTCGGCTTCGATCTCGTCGAGGTCGCACCGGGCTCGCGCGCGGGCGACCAGTGGGACGGCAACGTCGGTGCGCGTCTGCTCTACAAGCTGTGCGGGGTCATGCTCGCCAGCCACGGCGGCAGCGACTGA
- a CDS encoding tetratricopeptide repeat protein — MPDSSPSPATQASPAANPDPIGVDADLTLRPGFEGDETMLSHGGGTAARAERAAELLDGELPRGTPVGRFVVLDRIGMGGMGVVYAAYDPELDRRVAIKVVRGIDGAADASARIRLQREAQSMAQLSHPNVAALYDVGTIADGVYLAMEFIEGWTLTEWLAQRERSWREIVAVFIAAGRGIEAAHAAGIIHRDLKPDNIMVGRDARPRVLDFGLARALAGPRSNHDATIEGGDTSESNWAPASSLEMQLTMPGIVMGTPMYMAPEQHLGRAIDHRADIYAFCVALWEAVHRQRPFTGRSLHEIATNVTTGRIVEPSHPGRVPGWLRALMRRGLARRPEDRFASMHELLSELSRDRTRRLRRLAIAAAVVGALGVGIGVTHSLTAAGGAVCDDADEILRGIWDDDVRTAIAKAFDAEQKSYTDASWANVEATLERYTTELTAMRKEACEATRIQGTQSDELMTRRMACLDRRIRRVEALTQTLSEGGADTMQRAVEAAHGLLELAPCADAEGLMAGVAPPDDPDIAREVEAIRGEVEAIRVFASAGKITGLRERLDEAVARARATEYPPVISEVLILRGTFENNLSDRNLAAEFLIDAIDIAERSGHEPAVAEASAVLLQVEARRDRFDVAEVYARRAAAVLDRMQEHGRLRLQYLSNLGQALNSQGRSTEALSTLQRALELATEMGKENDPNVVPILNATVTVLIEEGRLDDADVALQRAQRVVEAQLGPEHPNVGVLLSSKARLRHMQHRDEEALVEWQQAREVFVHALGPLHTNVAATDNGAGLTYAGLGRDREAIVALGSALHIAETSSGPESTATAAVLINLGSAYLRTGETERAIAMFQRCITIKSARLGAAHEDVGFAQDLLGDALRAAGDLDGARRSYEQSMALFERLGGASDHRRAYAIAGLGRVALARGDRAGARALLEQAYTLQTEADEIDHRGDLRFELAQLVAPDDVTRARKLAAEARVLYREIGPQRADRLAALEAWLASLPP; from the coding sequence ATGCCCGACTCCTCGCCATCGCCGGCCACCCAGGCCAGCCCCGCGGCCAACCCCGATCCCATCGGTGTCGATGCCGATCTGACACTGCGACCGGGGTTCGAGGGCGACGAGACCATGCTCTCCCACGGCGGTGGCACGGCCGCGCGGGCCGAGCGTGCGGCCGAGCTGCTCGATGGCGAGCTGCCCCGCGGAACTCCGGTCGGTCGGTTCGTGGTGCTCGATCGCATCGGCATGGGCGGCATGGGCGTCGTCTATGCTGCGTACGATCCTGAGCTCGATCGGCGGGTCGCCATCAAGGTGGTTCGCGGCATCGATGGCGCGGCCGATGCGAGCGCGCGGATTCGACTGCAGCGCGAGGCGCAGTCGATGGCCCAGCTGTCCCATCCCAACGTGGCGGCGCTCTACGACGTCGGCACGATCGCCGACGGCGTGTACCTCGCGATGGAGTTCATCGAGGGCTGGACGCTCACCGAGTGGCTCGCGCAGCGCGAGCGCAGCTGGCGGGAGATCGTCGCGGTGTTCATCGCCGCGGGCCGTGGCATCGAGGCCGCCCATGCCGCGGGCATCATCCACCGCGATCTCAAGCCCGACAACATCATGGTCGGTCGCGATGCTCGGCCGCGCGTGCTCGACTTCGGGCTCGCACGTGCGCTCGCAGGGCCGCGCAGCAACCACGACGCCACCATCGAAGGTGGCGACACCAGCGAGTCGAACTGGGCCCCGGCCAGCAGCCTCGAGATGCAGCTGACGATGCCCGGCATCGTGATGGGCACGCCGATGTACATGGCGCCCGAGCAGCACCTCGGTCGCGCCATCGATCACCGCGCCGACATCTACGCGTTCTGCGTGGCGCTGTGGGAGGCGGTGCATCGCCAGCGCCCGTTCACCGGACGATCGCTGCACGAGATCGCGACCAACGTGACGACCGGTCGCATCGTCGAGCCGAGCCATCCCGGGCGCGTGCCGGGGTGGCTGCGGGCGCTGATGCGGCGCGGCCTCGCGCGGCGCCCCGAGGACCGCTTCGCCAGCATGCATGAGCTGCTGTCGGAGCTCTCGCGCGATCGCACGCGTCGGCTGCGACGCCTCGCGATCGCGGCGGCGGTGGTGGGTGCGCTCGGGGTCGGCATCGGCGTGACGCACTCGCTGACGGCGGCCGGCGGCGCCGTCTGCGACGACGCCGACGAGATCCTGCGCGGGATCTGGGACGACGATGTCCGTACCGCGATCGCCAAGGCGTTCGACGCCGAGCAGAAGTCGTACACCGACGCGAGCTGGGCCAACGTCGAGGCTACGCTGGAGCGCTACACCACCGAGCTCACCGCGATGCGCAAGGAGGCGTGCGAGGCCACGCGCATCCAGGGCACGCAGTCCGATGAGCTGATGACGCGGCGCATGGCCTGCCTCGATCGGCGAATCCGGCGGGTCGAGGCGCTCACGCAGACGCTGTCAGAGGGCGGCGCCGATACCATGCAGCGCGCCGTCGAGGCCGCCCACGGCCTGCTCGAGCTGGCCCCGTGTGCCGACGCCGAGGGCCTCATGGCCGGGGTCGCGCCGCCCGACGACCCGGACATCGCCCGCGAGGTCGAGGCGATCCGCGGCGAGGTCGAGGCCATCCGTGTGTTCGCCTCGGCCGGCAAGATCACGGGGCTGCGCGAGCGCCTCGACGAGGCGGTCGCACGCGCGCGTGCGACGGAGTACCCGCCGGTGATCTCCGAGGTGTTGATCCTGCGGGGCACCTTCGAGAACAACCTCTCCGATCGCAATCTCGCGGCCGAGTTCCTGATCGACGCGATCGACATCGCCGAGCGCAGTGGGCACGAGCCCGCGGTCGCCGAGGCCAGCGCGGTGCTGCTGCAGGTCGAGGCCCGTCGCGATCGCTTCGACGTCGCCGAGGTCTATGCGCGCCGTGCCGCCGCAGTGCTCGATCGCATGCAGGAGCACGGTCGCCTCCGGTTGCAGTACCTGTCGAACCTCGGGCAGGCATTGAACTCGCAGGGGCGCTCGACCGAGGCGCTCTCGACCTTGCAGCGGGCGCTCGAGCTCGCGACCGAGATGGGCAAGGAGAATGATCCCAACGTCGTGCCGATCCTGAACGCAACGGTGACGGTCTTGATCGAAGAGGGGCGGCTCGATGACGCCGACGTCGCGCTGCAGCGGGCGCAACGCGTGGTCGAGGCCCAGCTCGGCCCCGAGCACCCCAACGTCGGCGTGTTGCTGTCGAGCAAGGCACGCCTGCGGCACATGCAGCACCGCGACGAGGAGGCGCTGGTGGAGTGGCAGCAGGCCCGCGAGGTCTTCGTGCACGCACTGGGGCCGTTGCACACCAACGTCGCGGCGACCGACAACGGCGCGGGGCTGACGTACGCCGGGCTCGGACGGGACCGTGAGGCCATCGTCGCGCTGGGGAGCGCGCTGCACATCGCAGAGACGTCGTCGGGCCCCGAGAGCACCGCGACGGCCGCGGTGCTCATCAACCTCGGCAGCGCGTACCTCCGCACCGGCGAGACCGAGCGCGCGATCGCCATGTTCCAGCGCTGCATAACGATCAAGTCGGCCCGACTCGGCGCAGCCCACGAGGACGTCGGGTTCGCGCAGGACCTGCTCGGCGACGCACTACGGGCGGCCGGCGACCTCGATGGCGCACGGCGCAGCTACGAGCAGTCGATGGCGTTGTTCGAGCGGCTCGGTGGCGCGAGCGATCATCGACGCGCGTACGCAATCGCCGGCCTCGGTCGCGTCGCGCTCGCGCGCGGTGACCGAGCGGGTGCGCGCGCACTGTTGGAGCAGGCCTACACGCTGCAGACCGAGGCCGACGAGATCGACCATCGCGGCGACCTGCGCTTCGAGCTCGCGCAGCTGGTCGCGCCGGACGACGTCACCCGTGCGCGCAAGCTCGCCGCCGAGGCGCGGGTGTTGTACCGCGAGATCGGCCCGCAGCGCGCAGACCGGCTGGCCGCACTCGAGGCGTGGTTGGCCTCGCTGCCGCCGTGA
- a CDS encoding peptidoglycan-binding protein: MSDPDDHGSVAGSWRPPRRLPLAVATTEAAARNTLRDPLLPMACWRLDDVRFAFDSSFVSPAAKPDFARFAALWRRTGQPPASVFGHADPVGDDGYNKVLAGRRALSIYAMLVRDTAIWEQLYAQPHGGDDWRTQAVPQMLGALGHGSVASFQSAEGLAVDGAAGPITRRALFERYMDAVVTDDTQAPFRLERTDFLGRGTDEGGKGDVQGCSEFNPLRVLSASEEQSFAQSPDKTARNEANLPNRRVLVLLFPPGSSIDPARWPCPRAREGDAECRAQFWPDGELRRTPGATRREYATHKDTFACRFYDAMARRSPCELLRTTLRLRLHGSDRAPLANVRYQLEAGAHDIREGDTDADGRLVEVDVLAPSRVTLRWGAPDDVAWLGRFPYTRRIYLDYDVGDDDARTRKRLHNLGYDLAEELAPTIAAFQRDHGLPVTGVNDGATMAELVAAHDAELTGGRA; this comes from the coding sequence GTGAGCGACCCGGACGATCACGGCTCGGTCGCGGGCAGCTGGCGACCGCCGCGTCGGCTGCCGCTGGCGGTCGCGACCACCGAGGCCGCCGCGCGCAACACCCTGCGCGATCCGTTGCTGCCGATGGCGTGCTGGCGGCTCGATGACGTCCGCTTCGCGTTCGATTCGTCGTTCGTGTCGCCGGCCGCCAAGCCCGACTTCGCCCGCTTCGCCGCGTTGTGGCGGCGTACGGGGCAGCCGCCCGCGTCGGTGTTCGGCCACGCCGATCCGGTCGGTGACGACGGCTACAACAAGGTGCTCGCGGGACGCCGCGCGCTGTCGATCTACGCGATGCTCGTGCGCGACACCGCGATCTGGGAGCAGCTCTACGCGCAGCCGCATGGCGGCGACGACTGGCGCACGCAGGCGGTGCCGCAGATGCTCGGCGCGCTCGGTCACGGCAGCGTTGCATCGTTCCAGTCCGCCGAGGGGCTCGCGGTCGATGGCGCCGCGGGGCCGATCACCCGCCGCGCGTTGTTCGAGCGCTACATGGATGCGGTGGTCACCGACGACACGCAGGCGCCCTTCCGCCTCGAGCGCACCGACTTCCTCGGCCGCGGCACCGACGAGGGCGGCAAGGGCGATGTGCAGGGCTGCAGCGAGTTCAATCCGCTGCGGGTGCTGTCGGCCAGCGAGGAGCAGAGCTTCGCGCAGTCACCCGACAAGACCGCGCGCAACGAGGCCAATCTGCCCAATCGTCGCGTGTTGGTGCTGCTGTTCCCGCCGGGCTCGAGCATCGATCCCGCGCGCTGGCCCTGCCCGCGGGCGCGGGAGGGCGACGCCGAGTGTCGGGCGCAGTTCTGGCCCGACGGCGAGCTGCGGCGCACCCCCGGCGCGACGCGCCGCGAGTACGCGACCCACAAGGACACCTTCGCGTGCCGCTTCTACGACGCGATGGCGCGGCGATCGCCGTGCGAGCTGCTGCGCACGACGCTGCGGCTGCGATTGCACGGCAGCGATCGCGCGCCGCTGGCGAACGTGCGCTACCAGCTCGAGGCCGGCGCCCACGACATCCGCGAGGGCGACACCGACGCCGACGGCCGGCTCGTGGAGGTCGACGTGCTCGCGCCCAGCCGCGTGACCCTGCGATGGGGCGCGCCCGACGACGTCGCGTGGCTGGGCCGGTTCCCGTACACGCGCCGCATCTACCTCGACTACGACGTCGGCGATGACGACGCCCGCACGCGCAAGCGCCTGCACAACCTCGGCTACGATCTCGCCGAGGAGCTCGCGCCGACGATCGCGGCGTTCCAGCGCGATCACGGCCTGCCGGTCACGGGTGTGAACGATGGCGCGACGATGGCCGAGCTGGTCGCGGCGCACGACGCCGAACTCACCGGAGGACGAGCATGA
- a CDS encoding peptidoglycan-binding protein, protein MSRIVVVGPSDHLAKIAARCGIRDPERLWAHDDNAALRSKRGNPHVLCEGDEIVVPDAEPTAFEVPAGRRHGFRLHAPPLTLRLRLLDLHGEPRVGEAVEADVEGERHTLHTDDDGVVEIPVRAQTERVLLTYGETERELVVGGLDPIDTPSGLRMRLAALGYLAGELVDGDPDELAFAIALLQADLGLPIDGRLDDAAREALEAAFGT, encoded by the coding sequence ATGTCGCGCATCGTCGTCGTCGGACCCAGTGATCACCTCGCGAAGATCGCCGCGCGCTGTGGCATCCGCGATCCCGAGCGGCTGTGGGCGCACGATGACAACGCGGCGCTGCGCTCGAAGCGGGGCAACCCGCACGTGCTGTGCGAGGGCGACGAGATCGTCGTGCCCGATGCGGAGCCGACCGCGTTCGAGGTGCCGGCCGGGCGTCGCCACGGCTTTCGGCTGCATGCCCCGCCGCTGACGCTGCGCCTGCGCCTGCTCGATCTGCACGGCGAGCCGCGGGTCGGCGAGGCGGTCGAGGCCGACGTCGAGGGCGAGCGGCACACGCTGCACACCGACGACGACGGCGTGGTCGAGATCCCGGTGCGGGCACAGACCGAGCGCGTGTTGCTGACCTACGGCGAGACCGAGCGCGAACTCGTGGTCGGCGGCCTCGATCCGATCGATACCCCCAGCGGCCTGCGCATGCGGCTGGCCGCGCTCGGCTACCTCGCGGGCGAGCTCGTCGACGGCGATCCCGACGAGCTCGCCTTCGCGATCGCACTGCTGCAGGCCGACCTCGGCCTGCCGATCGACGGCCGCCTCGACGACGCCGCGCGCGAGGCGTTGGAGGCGGCGTTCGGCACGTGA
- a CDS encoding MAPEG family protein: MIVWLAAALGLFVLQTLVPNSLRYFGGDGPLGASLRAALGPRDATPRASVLADRAARALANLHEAMVVFVPLALVAHAQHADDAKLGAAIFVLARVAYVPAYLSGVPGVRSTAWVVSWVGLAMMIAALSWG; this comes from the coding sequence ATGATCGTGTGGCTCGCCGCGGCGCTGGGATTGTTCGTCCTGCAGACCTTGGTGCCGAACTCGCTGCGCTACTTCGGCGGCGACGGCCCGCTCGGCGCTTCGCTGCGTGCCGCACTCGGGCCCCGCGACGCGACGCCGCGGGCCTCGGTGCTGGCCGACCGCGCCGCGCGGGCGCTCGCGAACCTGCACGAGGCGATGGTCGTGTTCGTGCCGCTCGCGCTCGTCGCCCATGCGCAGCACGCCGACGATGCCAAGCTCGGTGCAGCGATCTTCGTGCTCGCCCGCGTGGCCTACGTGCCGGCGTACCTGAGCGGTGTGCCCGGCGTGCGATCGACCGCGTGGGTGGTGTCGTGGGTGGGCCTGGCGATGATGATCGCGGCGCTGTCGTGGGGGTAG